In Leguminivora glycinivorella isolate SPB_JAAS2020 chromosome 19, LegGlyc_1.1, whole genome shotgun sequence, a single genomic region encodes these proteins:
- the LOC125236311 gene encoding E3 ubiquitin-protein ligase sina-like isoform X1 — MATRAIITMSERAMECPVCLETMTPPILQCQRGHSLCSRCTSRGLAQCPICRSPMTDMRNWAFEDIISKVNTPAPAPTPAAPSSKLLCPNKDAGCGFTFSQAKASELNDHANECIFRDMLCPLGAAFSNCFWIGKLKNMMDHFKQSHPSSCEIVSGVDTDLDLPLTQDLVKVYLAATGNMHFIITMKIDKTTNLASWAVQHIGSKKNARLYTYEIYLTSKQDVRRRSVLVEHCVNDVVEPLDIIREGKCAVLPLKMLSHYVTDNKVTFKLVIKKVPPTL; from the exons ATGGCAACAAGAGCAATTATCAc CATGTCAGAGCGGGCGATGGAGTGCCCAGTATGCCTGGAGACTATGACGCCACCTATCCTGCAGTGTCAACGAGGCCACAGCCTCTGCAGCCGCTGCACAAGCCGCGGCCTCGCACAGTGCCCTATCTGCCGTTCACCTATGACGGATATGAGGAACTGGGCTTTTGAAGATATCATTTCAAAG GTGAATACACCAGCCCCGGCGCCCACGCCAGCAGCACCGTCGTCCAAACTGCTCTGCCCCAACAAAGACGCGGGCTGTGGGTTCACATTTAGCCAAGCCAAGGCTAGCGAGCTAAACGATCACGCCAATGAGTGCATCTTTAGAGACATGCTGTGCCCGCTAGGTGCCGCCTTCAGTAACTGTTTCTGGATAG GTAAACTCAAAAACATGATGGATCACTTCAAACAGAGCCACCCGTCCAGTTGCGAGATAGTCTCCGGCGTCGACACAGATCTCGACCTCCCACTCACACAAGACCTGGTTAAG GTCTACCTCGCTGCCACCGGCAACATGCATTTCATCATCACCATGAAGATAGACAAAACCACCAACCTAGCCTCCTGGGCTGTCCAACATATCGGCAGTAAGAAAAACGCTCGTCTCTACACATACGAGATCTACCTAACTAGCAAGCAAGATGTTAGGCGGCGTTCAGTGTTAGTCGAACACTGCGTCAATGATGTAGTGGAGCCTTTAGATATCATTAGGGAAGGGAAATGTGCAGTTTTGCCTTTGAAAATGCTGTCGCATTATGTGACGGACAATAAGGTTACCTTTAAGTTAGTTATTAAGAAGGTGCCTCCTACTTTGTGA
- the LOC125236311 gene encoding E3 ubiquitin-protein ligase sina-like isoform X2: MSERAMECPVCLETMTPPILQCQRGHSLCSRCTSRGLAQCPICRSPMTDMRNWAFEDIISKVNTPAPAPTPAAPSSKLLCPNKDAGCGFTFSQAKASELNDHANECIFRDMLCPLGAAFSNCFWIGKLKNMMDHFKQSHPSSCEIVSGVDTDLDLPLTQDLVKVYLAATGNMHFIITMKIDKTTNLASWAVQHIGSKKNARLYTYEIYLTSKQDVRRRSVLVEHCVNDVVEPLDIIREGKCAVLPLKMLSHYVTDNKVTFKLVIKKVPPTL; this comes from the exons ATGTCAGAGCGGGCGATGGAGTGCCCAGTATGCCTGGAGACTATGACGCCACCTATCCTGCAGTGTCAACGAGGCCACAGCCTCTGCAGCCGCTGCACAAGCCGCGGCCTCGCACAGTGCCCTATCTGCCGTTCACCTATGACGGATATGAGGAACTGGGCTTTTGAAGATATCATTTCAAAG GTGAATACACCAGCCCCGGCGCCCACGCCAGCAGCACCGTCGTCCAAACTGCTCTGCCCCAACAAAGACGCGGGCTGTGGGTTCACATTTAGCCAAGCCAAGGCTAGCGAGCTAAACGATCACGCCAATGAGTGCATCTTTAGAGACATGCTGTGCCCGCTAGGTGCCGCCTTCAGTAACTGTTTCTGGATAG GTAAACTCAAAAACATGATGGATCACTTCAAACAGAGCCACCCGTCCAGTTGCGAGATAGTCTCCGGCGTCGACACAGATCTCGACCTCCCACTCACACAAGACCTGGTTAAG GTCTACCTCGCTGCCACCGGCAACATGCATTTCATCATCACCATGAAGATAGACAAAACCACCAACCTAGCCTCCTGGGCTGTCCAACATATCGGCAGTAAGAAAAACGCTCGTCTCTACACATACGAGATCTACCTAACTAGCAAGCAAGATGTTAGGCGGCGTTCAGTGTTAGTCGAACACTGCGTCAATGATGTAGTGGAGCCTTTAGATATCATTAGGGAAGGGAAATGTGCAGTTTTGCCTTTGAAAATGCTGTCGCATTATGTGACGGACAATAAGGTTACCTTTAAGTTAGTTATTAAGAAGGTGCCTCCTACTTTGTGA
- the LOC125236307 gene encoding CCR4-NOT transcription complex subunit 10, translating to MSNPKDREEPVVLARQCYMNKDYSSALQHLNELESLAGANNKRIQHNKAVVEFMAGDMRNVDKFKKAITQITGVTFPEVDSKESSAFALYNYAVILYHSRYYYQCAVVLERLLNSKNVKDTKLHQQIVLLMMEATLCRRTFNKTLDVANNHAELMKSDSDINNMFERLVSRAKLLLGQKIKLTLTADSIENIFVIAQQHYINGDMKEAANTLGQYKTLKYNYDLKTQGEDIWAAINNNLGVIYMSVKKPFLASKYFQHAVKEHFRAMESDDSERLIACKDRPLYVYNLGLALLAANNSEGAFECLVETARHYPNNPRIWLHLAECCIKKCCSDEAQQFAVKKLGSGSHTRILFTKDVKEKYSTSGESFAIPTLSLEFAALCLRNAITLLPDQEPTIDATLPVVQAPPGPPISWKQCCEVKNSVLVLQSYVLLHMQDPLSALMSATELLNQPDVSNSHKAWAHIYAAEALINLDRITDAVEHLNPQMIHELVSVLPYQMRDMIAVSVWAKAAVCHILRGDLVTARKILLQINSPRVLPLQMYLEICTGNIENCHTTLRKLRSLSQ from the coding sequence ATGTCTAACCCAAAAGACCGCGAAGAGCCTGTCGTGCTCGCCCGCCAGTGCTACATGAACAAGGATTACTCATCGGCTCTCCAGCACCTAAATGAACTAGAATCTCTGGCTGGCGCCAACAATAAGAGGATTCAGCACAACAAAGCCGTCGTCGAGTTCATGGCTGGCGATATGAGGAACGTGGACAAGTTCAAGAAGGCCATCACGCAAATTACGGGGGTTACTTTTCCAGAAGTTGACTCAAAAGAGTCATCTGCCTTCGCGTTGTACAACTACGCCGTCATTTTGTACCATTCACGCTACTACTACCAATGCGCTGTAGTGTTAGAGAGGCTACTCAACTCAAAAAACGTTAAAGACACTAAACTGCACCAACAGATTGTACTACTTATGATGGAAGCTACACTTTGCCGCAGAACATTCAACAAGACCTTGGATGTAGCCAACAATCATGCTGAATTAATGAAGTCAGATAGTGACATTAACAATATGTTTGAAAGACTGGTTAGCAGAGCAAAACTTCTACTTGGACAGAAAATAAAACTAACTTTAACTGCAGACTCAATTGAGAATATTTTTGTAATTGCTCAACAGCATTATATTAATGGAGACATGAAGGAAGCTGCAAATACTTTAGGACAGTACAAGACACTTAAATATAActatgacttgaaaactcagGGTGAAGACATCTGGGCAGCTATTAATAATAACCTCGGAGTTATTTACATGTCAGTGAAGAAGCCGTTTTTGGCATCAAAGTATTTTCAACATGCTGTTAAAGAACACTTTAGAGCCATGGAGAGTGATGACAGTGAGCGTCTCATAGCCTGCAAGGATAGACCGCTGTATGTTTACAACTTAGGTCTGGCATTACTGGCAGCAAACAACTCGGAAGGAGCATTTGAGTGTTTGGTGGAAACAGCCCGCCACTACCCTAACAACCCTCGAATATGGCTCCATCTAGCCGAATGCTGCATCAAAAAATGCTGCAGTGATGAAGCTCAGCAATTCGCAGTCAAAAAGCTAGGCAGCGGCTCACATACCAGGATCCTCTTCACAAAAGatgtaaaagaaaaatactCAACCAGTGGAGAGTCATTTGCTATACCCACATTATCTTTAGAATTTGCAGCTCTCTGCTTAAGAAATGCTATAACTTTACTGCCAGACCAAGAACCTACAATAGATGCAACACTGCCAGTAGTACAAGCTCCTCCAGGACCACCGATTAGCTGGAAGCAGTGCTGCGAAGTCAAGAATTCTGTGCTAGTTTTACAGAGTTATGTATTACTGCACATGCAAGATCCACTCTCAGCCTTGATGAGTGCTACAGAGCTCCTGAACCAACCAGATGTCTCTAACAGCCATAAAGCCTGGGCCCACATTTACGCAGCCGAAGCTCTCATCAACTTAGACAGAATAACAGATGCAGTGGAGCATCTGAATCCACAAATGATCCACGAACTAGTGTCCGTCCTCCCATACCAGATGAGGGACATGATAGCAGTCTCCGTGTGGGCCAAGGCAGCAGTTTGCCACATTTTACGAGGAGATCTGGTCACAGCTAGGAAGATTTTACTACAAATAAACTCTCCTAGAGTTTTACCCCTGCAAATGTACTTAGAAATATGTACTGGTAATATAGAAAACTGTCACACAACTTTGCGAAAGTTGAGAAGTTTATCACAATGA
- the LOC125236313 gene encoding WSCD family member AGAP003962, with protein MSRRSLFLLAGTLVVLHFTIIVFMLSPLHGARRTFYTSGYHRYSMRGGPSVAWCKDLHFKPLGPVVALVSHPGSGNTWLRYLLQQVTGIMTGSIYMDYGLRTHGFPAENVTDGTVLVVKTHEAPPVHPDKFQAAVLLIRHPKDAILAEYNRLHKGHIGTAPKSAFKRKSHEHKTTDWVKFVSYQLTAWESLHELWLTRFPGKILVILYETLVRDTEPTLQRILDFLNHTVTKDDMSCAIANREGIYRRRKKLQDFDPFTADMYQALDRAHDRVHNLVANYSRKHNLTVTRVENVAPMT; from the exons ATGTCTCGGCGGTCGCTGTTCCTACTCGCGGGTACTCTGGTGGTGCTGCATTTTACTATAATCGTGTTTATGCTCAGCCCGCTGCATGGGGCGCGGCGAACGTTCTATACGAGTGGTTACCACCGTTACTCGATGCGTGGGGGACCCAGTGTCGCTTGGTGCAAAGATCTACACTTTAAACCCCTTGGACCTGTTGTAGCCCTGGTATCTCACCCCGGCAGCGGCAATACTTGGCTGCGATACTTATTACAGCAGGTTACAG GAATAATGACCGGGTCTATATACATGGATTATGGACTGCGGACACACGGGTTCCCCGCAGAGAATGTCACAGACGGCACAGTCCTGGTTGTGAAGACGCATGAAGCTCCTCCGGTGCACCCGGACAAATTCCAAGCTGCTGTCCTGCTGATTAGACACCCTAAAGATGCTATTTTG GCGGAGTACAACAGACTGCACAAAGGGCACATCGGAACGGCGCCAAAATCTGCGTTTAAAAGAAAATCTCACGAACATAAAACAACAG ACTGGGTGAAATTTGTGTCCTACCAACTGACGGCGTGGGAGTCCCTACACGAGTTATGGCTGACTCGCTTCCCGGGGAAAATACTAGTAATATTGTACGAGACGCTAGTGCGTGACACAGAGCCTACGCTACAGAGGATACTGGACTTCCTGAACCATACTGTAACTAAG GACGACATGAGCTGCGCGATAGCCAACCGCGAGGGCATCTACCGGCGACGGAAGAAACTGCAAGACTTCGACCCGTTCACCGCCGATATGTACCAGGCGCTAGACCGCGCGCACGATCGAGTACACAACTTAGTCGCAAACTATAGTCGTAAGCATAATCTGACTGTAACGAGAGTTGAAAACGTCGCTCCGATGACGTAA